GGAAGTGGTGCAGAAAATCTTATCGTGAAGAAAGGAGCTTTCAAAAAAGATTTTGAACTGAATCCTGAACATGAATTCAGCCCTGAAAATATTTATATGAATGGTCCTGAAATTTTTAATTTTACGATTGAAAATATCCCTGGACTGGTAAAAGAAACACTGGAAGTGAATGGAATGACGATGGATGATATTGACCATTTTGTTTTTCATCAGGCCAATTCTTTTATGCTGAATTATTTAAGAAAGAAAACAAAAATTCCGGCAGAAAAGTTCTATATTGATATGGAAAAAACCGGGAATACCGTTTCCGCAACCATTCCTATTGCTCTTAAAAATATGATGAATAAAGGAATGCTGAAAGAAGGGGATAAGGTTTTAATGGCTGGGTTTGGAGTAGGATACTCATGGGGAGCCACCATTATTGAAATATAAGAGAACAAAACATTTAAAATTATAAAATATGAAAACATCCGTTTTTTTAGAAAAACTACAGGAGGAATTGGAAGAAGATGAAACATTAACCACTGAAACAAATTTAAAATCTTTGGAAAGCTACGATTCTATCAGCTTGCTTTCTGTTATTGCATTTGTAGACGAAAACTTCAGCAAAAAAATTGATACTAAACATTTTAAAGATATTGAAACCGTTTCAGACCTGATGAATGTTATAGGAAAAGAAAATTTTGAAGATTAATGGATGCTTTCTCATTAAAAAATAAAATTATTCTCATTACAGGCGCTTCTTCCGGGATCGGGAGAAGCTGTTCTGTAGAATGCAGTAAAAGTGGTGCTGATCTTATTCTCGTGGGAAGAAACCATGAGGAACTGATGAAAACAGTATCTATGCTGAATCCTGAAACAAAAGTTGAAACCATCACTGAAGATATTACCCAATCTGAAAACCTTGAAGCCATCATTGCGGATAAAATTTCAGTATTAGGTAAAATAGCAGGATTTATACATTGTGCCGGTATTGAGAAAACATTACCACTAAAGAAACATAACCCTCAGCTTTATCAGGATATATTTGCTGTCAATGTCATTGCAGGACTTGAAATTGCTAAAATTTTATCTTTAAAAAAATATAAGGATGAGACCTCAAGTTTTGTATTTATTTCTTCCGTTGCAGGAATGATAGGAGAGGCGGGGAAGGCTGCTTATTCTGCCAGCAAAGGGGCTGTGATTTCCGGAGCGCGTTCTTTGGCTATGGAACTATCAAGAAGTAATATTCGGGTTAACAGCATAAGTCCGGCGATGGTCAATACTCCAATTTTAGAGAAAATGTTTGAAAATATCGGAGAAGAAGCTTCATCAGAAATTATAAAAAAGCATCCGCTGGGAATAGGTGAGCCTAAAGATGTAGCGAATGCCTGTATTTTTTTACTGTCTGATGCCTCAAGATGGGTCACAGGAACTAACCTT
This sequence is a window from Chryseobacterium culicis. Protein-coding genes within it:
- a CDS encoding phosphopantetheine-binding protein; this translates as MKTSVFLEKLQEELEEDETLTTETNLKSLESYDSISLLSVIAFVDENFSKKIDTKHFKDIETVSDLMNVIGKENFED
- a CDS encoding SDR family NAD(P)-dependent oxidoreductase, which translates into the protein MDAFSLKNKIILITGASSGIGRSCSVECSKSGADLILVGRNHEELMKTVSMLNPETKVETITEDITQSENLEAIIADKISVLGKIAGFIHCAGIEKTLPLKKHNPQLYQDIFAVNVIAGLEIAKILSLKKYKDETSSFVFISSVAGMIGEAGKAAYSASKGAVISGARSLAMELSRSNIRVNSISPAMVNTPILEKMFENIGEEASSEIIKKHPLGIGEPKDVANACIFLLSDASRWVTGTNLVIDGGYSAQ